The following DNA comes from Salmo trutta chromosome 15, fSalTru1.1, whole genome shotgun sequence.
gccactgaaaaaatgaccccacagcaagatgctgccaccaccatgcttcaacgtagggatggtgccagctttcctccagatgtgacgcttagcattcaggccaaagagttcaatcttggtttcatcagacaagagaatcatgtttctcatggtctgagagtcctttagatgccttttggcaaactccaagtgggctgtcatgtgcctttcactgaggagtggctttcgtctggccactctaccattaaggcctgattggtggagcgttgcagagatggttgtctttctggaaggttctcccatctccacagaggaactctggagctctatcagagtgaccattgggttcttggtcacctccctgacctatgcccttctcccccaattgctcagtttggccgggaggccagctctaggaagagtctcggtggttccaaacttcttccatttaagaatgatggagaccactgtttTCTTGGACCTTTAACGCTACAGAAAGTgttgggtacccttccccagatctgtgcctcgacacaatcctatcttggagctctacagacaattccttcaaccccatggcttggtttttgctctgacatgcactgcaaactgtgggaccttatatagacaggtgtgtgcctttccaaatcatgtccaatcaatttaatttaccacaggtggactccaatcaagttgtagaaacatctcaaggatgatcaatgtaaacaggattcacctgagctcaatttcgattctcatagcaaagggtcttaatacttatgtaactaaggtatttgttttttatttttaataaacttcgacatttaaaaaaaactgttttccctttgtcattatggcttatcttgtgtagattgataaattgttttatccattttagaataaggctgtaacgtaacaatgtatGGAAATAGTCAATGAGCGTTAGCGTTCTAGCTTAcaactgctgcatccaaaatagttatttaTTAAAGGCCACAAACAAATCTAATCTTAGCAACTGTTCAAGCAAGAATCAAAACATAATTGTAAGCATAAGAGAAACCCAAAGTAATTTTGTTTAGAAGTAGCCTAATATAAACGTAAATGTAGGCTGTTTAATGTCATCAGATGATGATGGCTGCTGTCGCGAAGAGTCCTGCGTAATATCCATGTGTTGTGTACTGGAAAAGGGTCTATACCCCTAATAATGACCTCAGACAGGGCTTTACCCAAACCCCTGCCTCGTGGCTATGCAAGGTCCATAGGGGTTTGGTGGCATTCATTGATCCCCGTTAGGGAAGCGCTATCCTTCTCCAATTCAATTTTGAGTTTATTGACACTTTACTCAATTTAATTTCGCCTTTATTCTCGAAATATTGTCACTTTTGCCACGAGTACTATCGTGCAAAAAAAGAATGTCCAagtaccaccaccacctcttccGTAGTGTTACCCTTTGTTTTACCTATAATATTCTTTATGAATCTTCAGGCAAAGTTTTCCATAGTTGAGTTTGTGTGGCTTTGTTCTGCTGTCTGTATTACAGCGGGGAAACAAGGCGCTTCTCTGCAGCGGGCCCTACTCGCTCCTCTCCACTTGGCGCAAGCGCGCTGGCTCCTCTGTGCGCTCTGTACGGTGTGTTTGCATTGTGTCAGAACTGCCGGCGAGCTTTAAATATTTCCTAGCCTTCCAACCGCGGCAATGTCGGGCAGGTCGGTACGAGCCGAGACCCGGAGCAGGGCGAAAGATGACATCAAGCGGGTTATGGCCGCGATTGAGAAAGTACGGAAATGGTAAgacaggggggaaaaaacaccATTCGTTACCAAACATGAGAAAAAGCTTTGCCTGTTTTGGGAGGGAAATAGAACGAATGAGCATACGATTGAAATATGGGATTTAGGACAGTATCTCTACTCATGTGCGCAGGGCGCACTCGTGGTGTGCGTGGCTACGTATATCGAGTAGCCTACAAACCGACATCCCTATTATTCTAGAGAATTTTCCACCAAGGTTTAATGTGGGTTAAACCCAGAAGCCATTTCGTTGCAGTCACATGAAGCTATTCCTTTCTCCTGGCTGCTGTagtggcagagggagagagccgACAGAACACTGGCTCGACGCAAATCATTCATTAACACACTTCAGGACTATGACAAGTGCGCCCTAGAGCGAGTAGTTTTAGACCGTCTGGAGTTTTAAATTAAGCGCTTTGGGTCGCCCTTTAGGTCGAACAGAGATTGCGCGgtgggtctgggagagggagggCGTAGGAGAAGTGGATTGCTGAACAAGCAGTCAGTCTCAGGGTTTTACAAATATAAATCATTGTTTTTCAAATCTTAGAAATAACACtggaattttttacattttatttcaaaaTTATGTTTATGAACTTTATATCAAGGTAACATTTATTTTCAACAGTGGATTCGTTTTATGAATCAAAATGGAGATTCTGCACCCATGTCTCCATGAAATAGAGTAATTCTGCAAAATAATTGAAAAGATAGGAACATTTTTAAGGCCATTTGAAAATTACTGTTAGGAAACTTTCGAGATGGAAAGAATGTAAACAAAATCTAATAGCTTACTTCAGTTTGTTTTCATATGGATATGTTTACTTGTACCCCTTGAATCAAAACAATTTTGATTTTCAATTGTAATAGGCCCACATTTTGTATTGGATCACGTTTGCTATTGCAAAAATGCAATTACGGTTTTATTATTATAATGCAAAAGTcctattttttaacctttatttaactaggcaagttagttaagaaattcatatttacaatgactgcctaccccggccaaacccggacgacgctgggccaattgtgcgccgccctatgggactcccaatcacggttggttgtgatacagcctggaatcgaaccggggtctgtagtgacgcctctagcactgagatgcagtgccttagactgctgcgccactcgggtttAAACCAGGAGTGATAGGAACTATGTTATTCTATAACAAAAGTCTGGGACTGTCTCCATATTGTTGTTTATTTCTGACTGACTGGgaatcccacaaaacacaatacaatcaaTAAACAAACAagtattgtgttttgtgggattcCCTGAGAGAGTTATCACTAAAGGAACATTGAATGCGAATCGAAGTGAACCATTTAAATAAttctatgcgtgtgtgtgtgtgtgtgtgtgcgtgcgtgcgtgcgtgtgcgtctCTCTCTACCAGGGAGAAGAAATGGGTGACAGTTGGAGACACGTCCCTGAGGATCTTCAAGTGGGTTCCAGTGACTGAGCCCAAAACAGCAGATGAAGTACATAATACACACCACAGCCTCATTCAAGTTCAGTGTCTAGTTCTTTTATAGAATTCTCTCAGCATCCAAAACTCATGTCACGTCATTGTGTTGTATGTAAACAGTAGTTCTGCCCCTGTCTGTTGTCTTGTAGAAGAAGAAGGGGAACGATGAGAAGAATGGGTCAGAATTGACCACACCAGAGAACAGCTCTTCTCCTGAGATGATGGACATGAATGGTGGGTAAAGCTCAATTCAGAGTCCATAGCTGCGAAACTCTGACAAACGGTCCATTATTACATATTTACAAACCTTATTTCATTGGCTGTTATCTAGTTGCGGCCATATCTCAAAGTAAATAACACGGCTCTGCAGCTTTGAACTCTGTAGGACACTTAACGTCCAGTGTGTGGGTCAGTGTGTATGCCTGTGGACCCAGAATGGAGTTAAAggttaaacaaatgtaaaaaccttctgtcttcttccctctccccttcttTTTCTCAGACGATAACAGTAACCAGAGTTCTATCGCTGACTCCTCCCCCGTCAAACAGGAAACCAGCAGCAGCACTAGCCCAGCCCCCGAACCCACCACCGTATCCTACGGCGACAACAGTGAGGCCAAGAGCGACCAGAGCCCTGACTGCAAGaggggtgagacacacacacactaccactaccaccaacaTGGGGAATCCCGCTCAAATGCCCAGCCTGAAATCCCCACCTGTAGTGGCCCATCCATACACTTTTAATAGAACTGGATGGGTGAACCCTGTGGTAGGGTTTAGTGTTTCTTCAATTGCTGTTTGGTTAGCTGGAGAGCTCCAGTCGTTAGGCCTGAAGTCACAGGGCTGTACTCAGAGGCTCATCACGCTGGGatactgtgggagagagagacaaggagagagggtTATCTTTTCTAtcccactgagagagagagagggagtgcagCTGTGACCAGACCCTCGAGGCTTCAACTGCCAACCCTCCATCTGCACCCCTGCTAACAAGAGACCTCTCTCAGCCTGGTACAAAATAGAACTCTCTCTTTatcccctctctttcactctttttctctttctccctccccctctctttttctctcactctccccctctctttttctctctaccccatctctctttctctctctctaccccctctttctctctctctctacccctctctttttctctctctctccccctctccttttctctttctatcctctctctctctacccctctttctCGCtatagctctctctttctctaccccactctctctttctctctacccctctctttcaAGTATGCCTATATTTATTACTCTCCTAGTCATGCCTTTTTATCTGAGCACAAGTAATTGCTCCATATCACCACACAGGAGCATTAATCCGTTCCAGTTGCCCTTGACTTGAGTTGTTTACAAGTAGCAAACAAAAGTGTAAACATGAATACTCAACAGTAGGTCTTGTTACAGAAATAATGCATGATTTATCTGGGCCTTTGGTAGCGgtctttactggttctaacagcagaatcataagcttgctgccagctcttagcaaactgttggaaaaaattgtgtttcaccaaatacaatgctatttctctgtaaacaatttaacaacagactttcaccatgcttatagagaagggcactcaatatgtactgcactgacaaaaatgactgatgattgtttgaaagaaattgataataataagtttgtgggagctgtactgttagatttcagtgcagcctttgatattattgaccataacttgttgttgaaaaaacgcatgtgttatggcttttcaacctgccatatcgtggattcagagttatctttaatggaagcttctatAATGTCAAACATgcaaagtgtggtgtaccgcagggcagctctctaggccctctactcttttctatttttaccaatgacctgccactggcattaaacaaagcatgtgtgtccatgtatgctgacgattcaaccatatacacatcagcaaccacagctaatggaGTCACTGAAActcttaacaaagagttgcagtctgttttggaattgGTGGCCAGTagtaaactggtcctgaacatctaaaactaagagcattgtatttggtacaaatcattccctaagttccaGATCTcagaatctggtaatgaatgatgtggctgttgaacaagttgaggagactaaattacttggtgttaccttagattgtaaactgtcatggtctaaACATATAGATTCAACGGTTGTAAAGATGTGgggaggtctgtctgtaataaagagatgctctgcttttttgacaccacactcc
Coding sequences within:
- the LOC115148258 gene encoding B-cell CLL/lymphoma 7 protein family member A-like — protein: MSGRSVRAETRSRAKDDIKRVMAAIEKVRKWEKKWVTVGDTSLRIFKWVPVTEPKTADEKKKGNDEKNGSELTTPENSSSPEMMDMNDDNSNQSSIADSSPVKQETSSSTSPAPEPTTVSYGDNSEAKSDQSPDCKRVKSNPSERGQRDKRDSSQTSSGEKDTSDSRKATQDPEEEAPRSKKNKQESPSQDYKEK